Proteins from one Globicephala melas chromosome 21, mGloMel1.2, whole genome shotgun sequence genomic window:
- the AP3M2 gene encoding AP-3 complex subunit mu-2 gives MIHSLFLINSSGDIFLEKHWKSVVSRSVCDYFFEAQERATEAENVPPVISTPHHYLLSVYRHKIFFVAVIQTEVPPLFVIEFLHRVVDTFQDYFGVCSEPVIKDNVVVVYEVLEEMLDNGFPLATESNILKELIKPPTILRTVVNTITGSTNVGDQLPTGQLSVVPWRRTGVKYTNNEAYFDVIEEIDAIIDKSGSTVTAEIQGVIDACVKLTGMPDLTLSFMNPRLLDDVSFHPCVRFKRWESERILSFIPPDGNFRLLSYHVSAQNLVAIPVYVKHNISFRDSSSLGRFEITVGPKQTMGKSIEGVMVSSQMPRGVLSMNLTPSQGTHTFDPVTKMLSWDVGKINPQKLPSLKGTMSLQAGASKPDENPTINLQFKIQQLAISGLKVNRLDMYGEKYKPFKGIKYMTKAGKFQVRT, from the exons ATGATTCACAGCCTTTTCTTGATCAACTCCTCTGGAGATATTTTCCTGGAGAAACACTGGAAGAGTGTGGTCAGCCGTTCTGTTTGCGATTACTTTTTCGAGGCACAAGAGCGAGCAACTGAGGCTGAAAACGTTCCTCCAGTTATCTCCACCCCTCACCACTATCTCCTAAGTGTTTACCGTCACAAGATCTTTTTTGTGGCTGTGATCCAGACGGAGGTGCCACCTCTGTTTGTCATTGAGTTCCTTCACCGAGTAGTGGACACGTTTCAG GATTATTTTGGAGTCTGTTCAGAGCCCGTGATAAAAGACAATGTGGTTGTGGTTTATGAGGTATTGGAAGAGATGCTTGACAACGGGTTTCCATTGGCTACCGAGTCGAACATCCTCAAAGAACTGATAAAGCCGCCCACTATCCTTCGAACGGTTGTCAACACCATCACAG GAAGCACCAATGTGGGTGACCAGCTTCCCACTGGGCAGCTGTCCGTGGTGCCTTGGCGACGGACTGGGGTGAAATACACCAACAATGAGGCCTATTTTGATGTGATTGAAGAGATTGATGCCATCATTGATAAATCAG GGTCCACAGTCACTGCTGAGATCCAGGGCGTTATCGATGCCTGCGTCAAGCTGACCGGAATGCCCGACCTTACGCTTTCCTTCATG AACCCCAGGCTGCTGGATGATGTCAGCTTCCACCCCTGCGTCCGCTTCAAGCGCTGGGAGTCCGAGCGCATCCTCTCCTTCATCCCTCCCGACGGCAACTTCCGCCTGCTCTCGTACCATGTCAGTGCACAGAA CCTGGTGGCGATTCCAGTTTATGTCAAACATAACATCAGCTTCCGGGACAGTAGTTCTCTTGGCCGCTTTGAAATAACGGTGGGCCCTAAGCAGACTATGGGGAAGAGCATCGAGGGGGTGATGGTCAGCAGCCAGATGCCCAGAGGCGTCCTGAGCATGAACCTCACGCCGTCTCAGGGCACGCACACGTTTGACCCGGTCACCAAG aTGCTGTCTTGGGATGTAGGAAAAATAAACCCCCAAAAGCTCCCCAGTTTGAAGGGGACCATGAGTCTTCAGGCTGGAGCTTCCAAACCCGATGAGAACCCCACGATTAACCTGCAGTTTAAGATCCAGCAGCTGGCCATTTCTG gacTCAAAGTGAATCGTCTGGATATGTATGGAGAGAAGTACAAACCCTTTAAGGGCATAAAATACATGACCAAAGCTGGCAAGTTCCAAGTTCGAACCTGA